The Candidatus Oleimmundimicrobium sp. region AACCAAACACCTCTCCTTCTCTAACTGTGAAACTCACGTTATCTACTGCTGTAAGATCGTTAAATCTTTTTGTTAAACCTTCAAGGATTATGATTTCCTTTATCCTTTCGCACCTTCTTCAACTCTTTATTCGCCCGTATATTATCAATAAGGACAGTAGAAACTAAAAACAAACCAAGCATCGACCAATACAACTACCCGGAAACCAATCCTACAATATATAAGGTAAGAGGTAAACTCACAAATAATAAGAGCAGACACTTAAAACAAGGAAACTCTTTGCTACAATTTTCTGCTCAGCTGTGCCCCCTCACCCTTCTCTTTCAACTTAATCTTTACACCACTTTAACCGTCAGATGACGAACAAACCACTCGACCGCGAGCCGCGCAACTTCTTCAAGCGCCCCCGGTTCCTCAAAAAGATGGGTAGCTCCGGGAACAATTACAAGCTTCTTTTCACAAGTAAGCTCATCGTAAGCTTGTTGGTTAAGCCCAATTACAGATTCATCAAATCCCCCGACAATGAGAAGAGTGGGAAACTCTACTTTTGAAAGATAAGACATCGCCAAATCGGGGCGCCCGCCGCGAGAAACTATTGCAAAAATTAAGGAGCCCATCCCGGCCGTCGCTTGCAGGGCGGCTGCCGCACCCGTACTTGCCCCAAAGTAACCAATTTGCAAATCTTTGGTTTTAGATTGATTTTTCAGCCAGTTGGTAGCCAATATGAGCCGCTCGGTAAGAAGATTGATATCGAAACGAGTTGAATAAACCGTATCTTCCTCTTCAGTAAGAAGGTCAAAAAGGAGGGTCCCAATACCAGCTTTTTGC contains the following coding sequences:
- a CDS encoding alpha/beta hydrolase, which codes for MVEKRVSENYEKLVEIPINSASLNGMLVLPEGAKGIVLFAHGSGSSRLSPRNNFVATVLQKAGIGTLLFDLLTEEEDTVYSTRFDINLLTERLILATNWLKNQSKTKDLQIGYFGASTGAAAALQATAGMGSLIFAIVSRGGRPDLAMSYLSKVEFPTLLIVGGFDESVIGLNQQAYDELTCEKKLVIVPGATHLFEEPGALEEVARLAVEWFVRHLTVKVV